A single Anopheles arabiensis isolate DONGOLA chromosome 2, AaraD3, whole genome shotgun sequence DNA region contains:
- the LOC120896175 gene encoding protein hedgehog codes for MHRKSAARSLPSASRSCNLCSDTRMGRWRQTPVARVVVVPCATPDPASPAMQSTARLPASPPGPYEMMTVEEEMSVSPLEEGSVGHSRAGPTSRCRRVCGPQRSRTMVWLMVALLALVQLTAGCGPGRGIGGPRRTRKLLPLVFKQHVPNVSENSLSASGMQEGPISRNDSKFRSLETNYNKDIIFKDEEGTGADRVMTQRCKEKLNILAVSVMNQWPGLRLMVTEGWDEDHMHAPESLHYEGRAVDIMTSDKDRSKIGMLARLAVEAGFDWVFYESRSHIHCSVKSDSSQSSHTSGCFTGDSTVLTEAGVHRKLSELQIGERVQAVDAAGRTVFSEVLMFMDRDTHQRREFVTIEAEGGALLKVTPAHLVMVWRRERSETRFVFADRVREGDHILVHVAGSLEPRAVHRISATLAEGVYAPLTGEGTIVVDSIAASCYALIDSQTVAHWSFLPYRLAEKVSALFERTDSLSLPRHEGIHWYAKSLYTIKDYLIPSNWLYH; via the exons ATGCACCGGAAGAGTGCAGCGAGGTCGCTGCCTTCTGCGTCACGATCGTGCAATCTGTGCAGTGACACCCGCATGGGCCGCTGGAGACAGACGCCGGTCGCTCGCGTTGTCGTCGTGCCCTGTGCGACACCCGACCCGGCCAGCCCGGCAATGCAATCAACAGCCCGCTTGCCTGCCAGCCCGCCTGGACCGTACGAGATGATGACGGTGGAGGAGGAGATGAGTGTCAGCCCCTTAGAGGAGGGTTCGGTGGGCCACAGTCGCGCCGGACCGACCAGCCGGTGTCGAAGGGTGTGTGGACCACAGCGAAGCAGGACGATGGTGTGGCTGATGGTGGCGCTGTTGGCACTGGTGCAGCTGACGGCCGGCTGTGGGCCGGGCCGCGGCATTGGCGGTCCCCGGCGGACCCGCAAGCTGCTGCCGCTCGTGTTCAAGCAGCACGTGCCGAACGTGAGCGAAAACTCGCTGTCCGCGTCCGGCATGCAGGAGGGTCCGATCTCGCGCAACGACAGCAAGTTCCGCAGCCTCGAGACGAACTACAACAAGGACATCATCTTCAAGGACGAGGAGGGTACGGGAGCGGACCGTGTTATGACGCAG cGCTGCAAAGAAAAGCTCAACATACTGGCCGTCTCGGTGATGAACCAGTGGCCCGGTCTGCGGCTCATGGTGACCGAGGGCTGGGACGAGGACCACATGCATGCGCCCGAGTCGCTGCACTACGAAGGGCGCGCCGTCGACATCATGACGTCGGACAAGGATCGGTCGAAGATCGGCATGCTGGCACGGCTGGCCGTCGAGGCCGGCTTCGACTGGGTGTTCTACGAGAGTCGTAGCCACATCCACTGCTCCGTCAAATCAG ATTCCTCCCAGTCGAGCCATACAAGCGGCTGCTTCACCGGCGACAGCACCGTGCTGACCGAGGCCGGCGTGCACCGGAAGCTGAGCGAGCTGCAGATCGGCGAACGGGTGCAGGCCGTCGATGCGGCCGGCCGCACCGTCTTCAGCGAGGTGCTCATGTTCATGGACCGGGACACCCACCAGCGGCGCGAGTTCGTGACGATCGAGGCGGAGGGCGGCGCGCTGCTGAAGGTGACGCCGGCCCATCTGGTGATGGTGTGGCGCCGCGAACGGTCCGAGACGCGCTTCGTCTTCGCCGACCGGGTGCGCGAGGGCGACCACATACTGGTGCATGTGGCCGGGTCGCTGGAGCCGCGGGCCGTGCATCGAATATCGGCCACACTGGCCGAGGGTGTGTACGCGCCGCTCACGGGCGAGGGCACGATCGTGGTCGACTCGATAGCGGCGTCCTGCTACGCGCTGATCGACAGCCAGACGGTGGCCCACTGGAGCTTCCTGCCCTACCGGCTGGCGGAGAAGGTGTCGGCCCTGTTCGAGCGCACCGACAGTCTCAGCTTGCCGAGGCACGAGGGCATCCACTGGTACGCCAAGTCGCTGTACACCATCAAGGACTATCTGATTCCCTCCAACTGGCTGTACCACTGA
- the LOC120896830 gene encoding uncharacterized protein LOC120896830, whose translation MEGEVSVLLVITVIIGTILMTSLLACYICVFRQLCCSRDMDLDRSYSTRGSKRTLRDSTNLAEITNITSQQTEIEKV comes from the coding sequence ATGGAGGGCGAGGTCAGCGTGCTGCTGGTCATTACCGTGATCATCGGCACGATCCTGATGACCTCGCTGCTGGCCTGCTACATCTGCGTGTTCCGGCAGCTGTGCTGCTCGCGCGATATGGACCTCGACCGGAGCTACAGTACGCGCGGCTCGAAGCGCACGTTGCGCGACAGCACCAACCTGGCGGAGATCACCAACATCACCAGCCAGCAGACGGAGATCGAGAAGGTTTAG